Proteins encoded by one window of Caminicella sporogenes DSM 14501:
- the pepV gene encoding dipeptidase PepV encodes MNLNERIEKMKDEIIKSTQEIIRIKSVKDEPKENMPFGEGIYKCLQYALNLSKSFGFKTKNIDNYAGHAEFGNGDEVVGILVHLDVVPEGDNWTYPPYGSEIHDGKIYGRGAIDDKGPAIAALYAMKALKDSGIKLNKKIRIIFGTDEESGWKGIEYYLKHEKAPDLAFTPDADFPAINGEKGILIFDLNKNFQKNSDNNGVKIIKIKGGNRPNMVPDYCEAHLIYNESLKEKIDKYTKENNVKLELIENNNKKIIKSFGISAHGSLPESGQNAISQLIVFLGTLNLSKGEIADFIKFYNDKIGMEYYGQSIGCGFEDEESGKLIFNVGIIDLNENRVKLSVNVRYPITNTQDDVLTGIEKELIDTGIVLNLHEHMAPIYIPKDHDLIKKLMNVYKDFTGDEREPITIGGGTYARAIKNAVAFGPLFPGEPELAHQRDEYISIENLIKITKIYAHALYELAK; translated from the coding sequence GTGAATCTCAATGAAAGAATTGAAAAAATGAAAGATGAAATCATTAAATCTACACAAGAAATAATAAGAATAAAAAGCGTTAAAGATGAGCCAAAGGAAAATATGCCATTTGGTGAAGGAATTTATAAATGTCTTCAATACGCTTTAAACCTCTCTAAAAGTTTTGGCTTCAAAACTAAAAATATAGATAATTATGCTGGTCATGCTGAATTTGGAAATGGTGATGAAGTAGTAGGTATATTAGTCCATCTCGATGTTGTTCCAGAAGGTGATAATTGGACATACCCTCCATATGGCAGTGAAATACATGATGGCAAAATATATGGTAGAGGAGCAATAGATGATAAAGGTCCTGCTATAGCTGCTCTTTATGCAATGAAAGCTCTAAAAGATTCAGGCATTAAATTAAATAAAAAAATTCGTATTATATTCGGAACTGATGAAGAAAGTGGGTGGAAAGGTATAGAATATTATTTAAAACATGAAAAAGCTCCCGATTTAGCATTTACTCCAGATGCTGATTTTCCAGCAATCAACGGTGAAAAAGGTATTCTCATTTTTGATTTAAATAAAAACTTTCAAAAAAATAGTGATAATAATGGAGTAAAAATAATAAAAATTAAAGGTGGCAATAGACCAAATATGGTTCCTGATTACTGTGAAGCTCATTTAATTTATAATGAATCATTAAAAGAAAAAATAGACAAATACACCAAAGAAAATAATGTAAAACTTGAATTAATTGAAAATAATAATAAGAAAATAATCAAATCATTTGGCATATCAGCCCATGGCAGCCTTCCAGAATCAGGTCAAAACGCAATTTCTCAACTTATAGTATTTCTAGGTACATTAAACTTATCTAAAGGAGAAATAGCTGATTTTATAAAATTTTATAATGATAAAATAGGTATGGAATATTATGGACAATCCATAGGATGTGGATTTGAAGATGAAGAATCTGGAAAATTAATATTTAATGTAGGTATTATAGACTTAAATGAAAATAGAGTAAAATTATCCGTAAATGTCAGATACCCTATAACTAACACTCAAGATGATGTTCTTACTGGAATAGAAAAGGAATTAATAGATACAGGAATAGTACTAAATTTACATGAACATATGGCACCAATTTATATCCCAAAAGACCACGATTTAATTAAAAAACTTATGAATGTATACAAAGATTTCACTGGGGATGAAAGAGAACCAATAACTATAGGTGGAGGAACTTATGCTAGAGCAATAAAAAATGCCGTTGCCTTCGGTCCTCTATTCCCGGGCGAACCAGAACTTGCTCATCAAAGAGATGAATATATATCCATTGAAAATTTAATTAAAATTACAAAAATATATGCCCATGCATTATATGAATTAGCAAAATAA
- a CDS encoding C-GCAxxG-C-C family (seleno)protein: MKKEVSIKKIRNDAEELFRKGDFYCSEAVVSSIKNNFEIDMPDEMIAMASGFPIGIGKSKCVCGAVSGGILTIGYFFGRTKGGDSKVQKTLQLANELQQSFRDNHGCLCCHVHTRGMDMASGEHKKQCISFTGEVAQKAAEIIVRELNIKNIDE; the protein is encoded by the coding sequence TTGAAGAAGGAAGTGAGTATTAAAAAAATTAGAAATGATGCAGAAGAATTATTTAGAAAAGGGGATTTTTACTGTTCAGAAGCAGTTGTCAGTTCAATAAAAAATAATTTTGAAATTGACATGCCAGATGAAATGATAGCAATGGCTTCAGGTTTTCCTATTGGTATAGGAAAGTCAAAATGTGTATGTGGAGCAGTATCTGGTGGCATTTTAACAATTGGATATTTTTTTGGAAGAACAAAAGGCGGAGACTCAAAGGTTCAAAAAACTCTTCAACTAGCTAATGAATTACAACAAAGCTTTAGAGATAATCATGGTTGCTTATGCTGTCATGTTCATACAAGGGGAATGGATATGGCTTCAGGAGAGCATAAAAAGCAGTGTATTTCTTTTACTGGAGAGGTAGCTCAAAAAGCTGCTGAAATAATAGTAAGAGAGCTTAATATAAAAAATATTGATGAATAA
- a CDS encoding TDT family transporter yields the protein MKSRIIKKIPLPIAGLMLALAAMGNLILSYGIVYKNIFGILSFVIFILLVLKMGIYRKDIVEDLKNPVIASVFPTFSMGIMILSTYIKPHLPYVAYGIWILALVIHFSLIIYFTKKFIFNFDIKKVFPSYFVVYVGIVVGSVTSSAYDLNYIGRLVFWLGFVAYLILLPLVVYRVFAVKAIQEPVLPTITIFTAPASLCLAGYLSSFESKNMFIIYFLTILSLAMFFLVLLYMPKMLKIKFYPSYSAFTFPFVISAIAVKKLYNFLVNLGQTIVILKYVVVFETLLAVLIVSYVFVRYCIFILSNRQRKRKIEAAL from the coding sequence GTGAAAAGTAGAATAATAAAAAAAATACCTTTACCTATTGCTGGATTGATGTTAGCCTTAGCAGCAATGGGGAATTTAATATTATCTTATGGTATTGTTTATAAAAATATTTTTGGTATCTTATCGTTTGTAATCTTTATACTTCTTGTTTTGAAGATGGGAATTTATAGAAAAGATATTGTTGAAGACCTTAAAAATCCCGTTATCGCAAGTGTTTTCCCTACTTTTTCTATGGGAATAATGATTTTGTCTACTTATATTAAACCGCATTTGCCTTATGTGGCTTATGGCATTTGGATTTTAGCTTTAGTAATTCATTTTTCTTTAATAATTTATTTTACAAAGAAATTTATTTTTAATTTTGATATTAAAAAAGTTTTTCCAAGTTATTTTGTAGTTTATGTTGGTATTGTGGTAGGTAGTGTTACTTCATCTGCATATGATTTAAATTATATAGGAAGGTTAGTATTTTGGTTGGGGTTTGTAGCATACTTAATTTTATTACCTTTGGTAGTTTATAGGGTTTTTGCTGTTAAAGCAATTCAGGAACCCGTATTACCTACAATTACAATTTTTACAGCACCTGCAAGTCTTTGTTTAGCAGGATATTTAAGTTCATTTGAGTCAAAAAATATGTTTATAATTTATTTTTTAACTATTTTGTCTTTAGCTATGTTTTTTTTAGTACTTTTATATATGCCTAAAATGTTAAAAATTAAATTTTATCCAAGCTATTCGGCTTTTACTTTTCCCTTTGTAATTAGTGCTATAGCTGTAAAAAAGTTATATAATTTTTTAGTTAATTTAGGGCAAACAATAGTAATTTTAAAATATGTAGTTGTATTTGAAACTTTATTGGCTGTTTTAATAGTAAGTTATGTTTTTGTTAGGTATTGTATTTTCATTTTAAGTAATAGACA
- a CDS encoding uracil-DNA glycosylase produces MYTLEELKQITHKCRRCRLCRGRNNVVFGEGNPEAVIMFIGEGPGYNEDVMGRPFVGAAGKLLTKAIQGIGFKREEIYIANIVKCRPPNNRNPREDEINACIPYLRWQVKIIRPKIIVCLGAVSARSIIDKNFSITRERGIWIERKGYFIMPTFHPAALLRDVKKKRPFWEDMKKVREKYYEIISD; encoded by the coding sequence ATGTATACTTTAGAAGAATTAAAGCAAATAACTCATAAATGTAGAAGATGTAGATTATGTAGAGGAAGAAATAATGTAGTTTTTGGTGAGGGAAATCCAGAAGCTGTAATTATGTTTATAGGAGAAGGTCCGGGTTACAATGAAGATGTGATGGGACGACCATTTGTAGGGGCAGCAGGAAAGCTCCTTACGAAAGCAATTCAAGGTATTGGCTTTAAAAGAGAAGAAATTTATATAGCCAATATTGTAAAATGTAGACCGCCTAATAATAGAAATCCAAGAGAAGATGAAATAAATGCTTGTATACCGTATTTGAGGTGGCAGGTTAAAATCATAAGACCGAAGATTATAGTATGCCTTGGAGCAGTTTCTGCAAGAAGTATAATAGATAAAAATTTTAGTATAACTCGTGAAAGAGGTATATGGATAGAAAGAAAAGGATATTTTATAATGCCTACTTTTCATCCAGCAGCTCTTCTTAGAGATGTAAAGAAGAAAAGACCATTTTGGGAAGATATGAAGAAAGTAAGGGAAAAGTATTATGAAATAATTTCTGATTGA